One window from the genome of Pyrobaculum ferrireducens encodes:
- a CDS encoding NosD domain-containing protein: MRFFLLTFLAFFLVAGYVQNMIDSAPPNSTVYIPSGHYRERLVINKPLTIIGIGMPVIDGAGVGDVVVINNTRVTIIGVAVWNSGTLPEDAGIKVYNSDVALVNVVVNMSYNGIYLIRSRAYLSNITVIGLGLVRATNETFQRLMHEGGYHVTGFEDRGHAVYVFNSSAVVEKSRLLYSKDGVYLEHSTDVTIKGNTVMYGRYGVHSMYSRRVRVIGNTFMHNLVGVLLMYSQNLDVENNFIAKNRGVYVSEGITLIECDNVDIRGNKIFYHIYGLNVRYTPWRGDTYFVVYNNTIGFNYYGAVFDIYSGGNFTGNIFLDNMVQLAASGGARRVKARFYGNFWSDYVGDGNQPYVYASPLSDVSDVYLSIRFYAFGPSYAVMRYMGVSLPTYAKVTFVDESPRRAQPLRESAVGISPIWLVAAVLLAAPYVAMSVWTRR, from the coding sequence GTGAGGTTTTTCCTCCTAACGTTTCTGGCGTTTTTCCTAGTGGCGGGCTATGTACAGAACATGATAGACTCGGCGCCTCCCAACTCCACTGTATATATACCCTCTGGCCACTACCGCGAGAGGCTTGTGATTAACAAGCCTCTGACGATTATCGGCATTGGAATGCCGGTTATTGACGGGGCCGGCGTGGGCGACGTGGTTGTGATAAACAACACCCGGGTCACTATAATCGGTGTGGCTGTGTGGAATTCGGGCACGTTGCCGGAGGACGCTGGGATTAAGGTTTACAACAGCGACGTAGCTTTAGTCAACGTGGTTGTGAATATGTCCTACAACGGGATTTACCTTATCAGGAGCCGGGCGTATCTAAGCAACATAACTGTAATAGGCTTGGGTTTGGTGAGGGCTACTAATGAGACTTTCCAGAGGTTGATGCATGAGGGGGGTTACCACGTCACTGGTTTTGAAGATAGGGGGCACGCTGTCTACGTATTTAACAGCTCCGCCGTGGTGGAGAAGTCTCGCCTTCTCTACTCAAAGGACGGCGTCTATCTGGAGCACTCCACCGACGTCACTATTAAAGGGAACACTGTAATGTATGGCAGGTACGGTGTCCATTCTATGTATTCACGGAGGGTGAGGGTTATTGGCAATACATTCATGCATAATCTCGTCGGGGTTCTGCTAATGTATTCACAGAACCTGGACGTTGAGAATAATTTCATTGCAAAGAATAGGGGTGTTTACGTAAGTGAGGGAATTACCTTGATAGAGTGTGACAATGTAGACATTCGTGGTAACAAAATTTTCTACCACATCTATGGGCTAAATGTGAGGTACACCCCGTGGCGGGGCGATACGTATTTCGTGGTGTATAACAACACCATAGGCTTTAACTACTATGGCGCGGTCTTCGACATCTACTCGGGCGGTAATTTTACTGGAAATATCTTCCTTGACAACATGGTGCAGCTGGCGGCGTCGGGCGGCGCGCGGAGAGTAAAGGCTAGGTTTTACGGGAATTTCTGGAGCGACTACGTTGGCGACGGTAACCAGCCCTATGTCTACGCCTCCCCTCTCTCCGACGTATCTGATGTATATCTCTCCATCAGGTTCTATGCTTTTGGCCCCTCGTACGCCGTTATGAGGTACATGGGGGTATCCCTCCCCACATACGCCAAGGTTACTTTCGTCGACGAGTCGCCAAGAAGGGCGCAACCTCTGCGAGAATCCGCCGTTGGGATATCGCCTATTTGGCTCGTCGCCGCCGTCTTGCTCGCCGCTCCCTACGTTGCTATGAGCGTATGGACAAGGCGGTGA
- the nosZ gene encoding Sec-dependent nitrous-oxide reductase yields the protein MDKSVRFRNGGVYIRAQGGAKPGYNPFKIDRRTLLAGIAGLAVGGAVGYLAGSIARPGAAPAPATGFDDILKERGLTPDDARAALKTFVPPGRPELDEFIMISSGGHSGQVLVIAIPSMRILKVIGVNTPEPWQGWGYGERGSMEIFRRLKEAVPPKIFFGGDTHHPDFDRRDAKYVGEWAFIGDKLGGQAAAISLKDFKTKDIIKIPNVQTIHGGAFTTPNTEYVVYVSQYPTPWDPQKGGYKPGKTYVKLTAENYKNYFRGAMTFLYFDRENMRWDFSRSFQIELPPYVQDLASVGWGPSDGLAFCNSFGTELVTTDLLDGKVPPEVWWGKNEYDYLHVVLWRKAEDLIRQGKYQEINGIKVIRLETAVKEGILYFIPEPKSPHGNDITPSGRYNIIGGKLSPMVTAYDVEKIKTAIADKKFAGTDDYGVPIIRLEDAMAAQVEVGLGPLHNEFDGRGHGYVSLFIDNKVTKYNLGPPDYTGDKPWTVVDKVDIQYNVGHIAIPESDSPDPVGKWLVALNKWSVDRFRLVGPLLPQNFQLIDITGEKMKVVYDMPIGLGEPHYAKIIRAEKIKAIDVYPPGTDMFTFKKHPHAIELGQERIERKQEDGRWVTEVWMTVIRSTIRPWVIRAKQGDIIRLHITNVEKVRDATHDFGIPEYGIQVSINPGETVGIEFEATHPGVYTYYCLEFCSPLHLEMMGFLEIEPA from the coding sequence ATGGATAAAAGTGTGAGATTCCGCAATGGTGGTGTTTATATACGTGCGCAGGGCGGCGCTAAGCCTGGCTATAACCCCTTTAAGATTGATAGAAGAACTCTCCTCGCCGGCATCGCCGGGCTCGCCGTGGGGGGAGCAGTAGGCTACCTGGCGGGCTCCATTGCTAGGCCGGGGGCGGCGCCCGCCCCGGCCACGGGTTTTGATGATATTCTCAAAGAGAGGGGGCTGACGCCCGACGACGCCCGCGCGGCTTTGAAAACCTTTGTCCCCCCGGGGAGACCTGAGCTGGACGAGTTTATAATGATTTCCTCCGGCGGCCACAGTGGCCAGGTTTTAGTCATCGCCATACCTTCTATGCGTATCTTGAAGGTTATTGGTGTCAACACGCCGGAGCCTTGGCAAGGCTGGGGATACGGGGAGAGGGGTAGTATGGAGATATTCAGAAGGCTTAAGGAGGCAGTGCCCCCCAAGATATTTTTCGGAGGCGACACCCACCACCCTGATTTTGACAGACGCGACGCGAAGTACGTCGGCGAGTGGGCTTTTATAGGCGACAAGCTGGGGGGACAGGCGGCGGCTATAAGTCTAAAAGACTTCAAGACGAAGGACATAATTAAGATCCCAAACGTGCAGACTATACACGGCGGCGCCTTTACGACGCCCAATACTGAGTACGTCGTCTATGTGAGCCAGTACCCCACTCCCTGGGATCCCCAGAAGGGCGGCTACAAACCCGGGAAGACGTATGTAAAGCTCACTGCTGAGAACTACAAAAACTACTTTAGAGGCGCCATGACGTTTCTCTACTTCGATAGGGAGAACATGCGGTGGGACTTCTCAAGGAGCTTCCAAATTGAGCTACCTCCCTACGTACAAGACTTGGCCTCCGTGGGCTGGGGCCCCTCTGACGGCCTCGCCTTCTGCAACTCCTTCGGCACGGAGCTCGTTACCACAGATTTACTCGACGGCAAGGTGCCGCCTGAGGTGTGGTGGGGTAAGAACGAATACGATTATCTGCACGTGGTGTTGTGGAGAAAGGCGGAGGATTTAATACGTCAGGGGAAGTACCAGGAGATTAACGGAATTAAGGTGATTAGGCTCGAGACCGCTGTGAAGGAGGGCATTCTGTACTTCATACCTGAGCCCAAGAGCCCCCACGGCAACGACATTACGCCAAGCGGCAGATACAACATAATCGGCGGGAAGCTGTCGCCGATGGTTACAGCCTACGACGTTGAGAAAATCAAGACGGCTATTGCCGACAAGAAGTTTGCCGGCACAGATGACTACGGCGTCCCCATTATTAGGCTTGAAGACGCCATGGCGGCCCAGGTAGAGGTGGGCCTAGGACCCCTGCACAACGAATTCGACGGGAGAGGACATGGCTACGTCAGCTTGTTTATTGACAACAAAGTGACTAAATATAACTTGGGGCCGCCTGACTACACTGGCGACAAGCCGTGGACAGTAGTGGATAAGGTAGATATCCAGTACAACGTCGGCCATATAGCTATACCGGAGAGTGATAGTCCCGACCCTGTCGGTAAGTGGCTCGTGGCTTTAAATAAGTGGTCTGTCGACAGGTTTAGATTGGTTGGCCCACTACTGCCGCAGAACTTCCAGCTTATAGACATAACGGGAGAGAAGATGAAAGTTGTATATGATATGCCGATAGGTCTCGGCGAGCCGCACTACGCCAAGATTATCAGGGCTGAGAAGATTAAGGCTATCGACGTATATCCGCCGGGGACCGATATGTTTACCTTCAAGAAGCACCCGCACGCCATCGAGCTTGGCCAGGAGCGTATTGAGAGAAAACAGGAGGACGGCCGCTGGGTTACCGAGGTGTGGATGACGGTTATTAGAAGCACTATTAGGCCTTGGGTTATAAGAGCCAAACAGGGAGATATAATTAGGCTCCACATCACCAACGTTGAGAAGGTGAGAGACGCCACACACGACTTTGGCATCCCCGAATACGGCATCCAAGTTTCTATAAATCCAGGCGAGACCGTAGGTATAGAATTTGAGGCGACTCACCCAGGCGTCTACACGTACTACTGCCTCGAGTTCTGTTCGCCTCTCCACCTAGAAATGATGGGCTTTCTGGAGATCGAGCCGGCATGA
- a CDS encoding nitrous oxide reductase accessory protein NosL produces MDVKMLAVGLVIGLIIGAAAGYLGGAGGAASTATVTKTATVTTTATSTIPTTVTTTVVQTVTPTGPSTLEALLRNGTYWSRCVFCNMLINDTRFAALVVLEGGHTVRTDDIGCIFRMALLPPEKWRALQRYPPEDVKRLVKVEKVFVPDFHTGEYVEAEKAYYVIRQDMKTPMGDCVLAFKDPNHAKEMNSTVYTYSQMLQLYRQVMQERGMPRPNWCRGGMAMHQHGG; encoded by the coding sequence ATGGACGTAAAGATGCTCGCCGTGGGTTTAGTAATTGGCTTAATAATAGGAGCCGCGGCGGGCTACCTCGGCGGCGCCGGCGGGGCCGCGTCCACGGCCACGGTCACCAAGACCGCCACGGTAACCACAACAGCAACCTCCACAATCCCAACCACAGTGACCACCACGGTTGTGCAGACCGTCACGCCGACTGGACCGTCGACTCTTGAGGCGTTGCTGAGAAACGGGACGTATTGGAGCCGTTGCGTTTTTTGTAATATGTTAATAAACGACACCAGATTCGCCGCCTTGGTGGTGCTGGAGGGAGGCCACACGGTTAGGACAGACGACATTGGGTGCATATTCCGCATGGCGCTTTTGCCCCCGGAGAAGTGGCGGGCTCTCCAGAGGTACCCGCCGGAGGACGTCAAGCGCCTTGTGAAAGTTGAGAAGGTATTTGTCCCCGACTTCCACACGGGGGAGTACGTCGAGGCTGAGAAGGCCTACTACGTCATTAGGCAGGACATGAAGACCCCCATGGGCGACTGCGTACTAGCCTTCAAAGACCCCAACCACGCCAAGGAGATGAACAGCACAGTCTACACCTACAGCCAGATGCTCCAGCTCTACCGCCAAGTCATGCAGGAGAGGGGTATGCCCCGGCCCAACTGGTGTAGAGGCGGAATGGCGATGCACCAGCACGGGGGCTGA
- a CDS encoding nitric-oxide reductase large subunit, whose product MKNGWTYLVLAATVLVYVVYIAMAVWTFYNLPPIPERVVTKSGQLLFTAQDVIEGKVLAQRYGLLDYGSFLGFGGYFGIDYTAYTMKFYVDKIGQLRGTTLAPEIKRLMTPELSARASSLFSPAAGTAVVSDEFGAAYRQAVEFYRQLFGPRAEEIGLKPNLITDPEHVRKIVSFFTWGVMAAMANYTNGFPYMPGILGPNVHVTVSTWVTFFVLLLVIMPLAGWIIIKFIDYWREPRITVELPPPTAEQRLALLGFVLAVLGLSIQGLLGGYLMHKYTEPSSLYGISGINNILPFNVARALHYNLAILWIAVSWVSFALFVLPYLGVKLSRGKVLAILGAGAFTALGILLGIWSSYLQLLPDPLWFIVGSQGRPVISQGTLWLLLIAALLSYLSITVWRASKTSPEPIQPLVKILSIALAGTAFGAFMGALPVATPWWHFTIDEYFRWIIIHSFVEGFWPAIVIPILLILLVIAGMVPPKMAVAAAGLDATLEIVTGMIGTAHHYYWGGQPTLWMYVGAVMSTLEVLPIGFLIAYALVLWKRGEYKTELQKTLLTFVLVAAFGGAVGVVAFGAGLINMPVVNYYTHGSQATMVHAHLAMPLAYGAPTMLMWTVAFALAGAFGAAQLRRLRLAVVVMAAGFYLQVLLSLMLLMTNQFAATQQLGYWASKAIFAPDGTPAFWMRPDIHTYVWLRMIGDVVAGAGIAVFLLCMIRGLPKALKPQ is encoded by the coding sequence ATGAAAAACGGGTGGACCTACCTAGTCCTGGCCGCCACGGTTTTGGTGTATGTGGTGTACATCGCCATGGCCGTCTGGACTTTTTACAACCTCCCCCCGATACCGGAGCGCGTCGTGACTAAGAGCGGCCAGCTTCTATTCACCGCGCAGGATGTGATAGAGGGGAAGGTGCTGGCGCAGAGGTACGGACTGCTTGACTACGGCTCATTCCTGGGCTTCGGCGGCTACTTCGGCATAGACTACACCGCCTACACCATGAAGTTTTATGTTGACAAAATCGGCCAGCTTAGGGGGACCACCCTCGCCCCTGAGATCAAGCGCCTCATGACGCCGGAGCTCTCCGCGAGGGCCTCCTCCCTCTTCTCCCCCGCCGCCGGCACGGCTGTCGTGAGCGATGAGTTCGGCGCCGCCTATAGACAAGCGGTGGAGTTCTACAGACAGCTCTTCGGCCCCAGGGCCGAGGAGATCGGCCTAAAGCCCAACCTAATCACAGACCCCGAACACGTAAGGAAGATAGTGTCTTTCTTCACCTGGGGAGTCATGGCCGCCATGGCTAACTACACCAACGGCTTCCCCTACATGCCCGGCATTCTCGGCCCAAACGTCCACGTCACCGTGTCTACCTGGGTAACCTTCTTCGTGTTGCTCCTTGTCATAATGCCCCTCGCCGGCTGGATAATAATCAAGTTTATTGACTACTGGAGGGAGCCCCGCATAACAGTCGAGTTGCCGCCCCCCACGGCGGAGCAGAGGCTGGCCCTTCTAGGCTTCGTCCTGGCGGTGCTCGGCCTGTCTATCCAAGGCCTTCTCGGGGGCTACCTTATGCACAAATATACAGAGCCCTCTTCACTATATGGAATTTCAGGCATAAATAACATACTGCCCTTCAATGTCGCTAGGGCGCTCCACTACAATCTGGCAATATTGTGGATAGCAGTATCGTGGGTCTCATTCGCCTTGTTTGTCCTGCCGTATCTGGGAGTGAAGCTATCCAGAGGCAAGGTGCTTGCAATTTTAGGCGCCGGCGCCTTCACCGCCCTTGGGATACTCCTTGGCATATGGTCGTCTTACCTACAGCTACTGCCAGATCCGCTCTGGTTTATAGTAGGGTCCCAGGGGAGGCCGGTGATCAGCCAAGGCACTCTGTGGCTATTGCTAATAGCCGCCTTGCTGTCCTACCTCTCCATCACCGTGTGGAGGGCGTCAAAGACCTCGCCAGAGCCCATACAGCCACTCGTCAAGATCCTCTCCATCGCGCTGGCGGGCACAGCCTTCGGCGCCTTCATGGGCGCCCTGCCCGTAGCAACGCCGTGGTGGCACTTCACAATAGACGAGTACTTCCGCTGGATAATAATCCACTCGTTTGTGGAGGGCTTCTGGCCGGCCATCGTCATCCCCATACTCCTCATCCTACTTGTGATAGCCGGCATGGTTCCGCCAAAGATGGCGGTGGCGGCCGCCGGGCTGGACGCCACTCTTGAGATTGTGACCGGCATGATCGGCACGGCCCACCACTACTACTGGGGCGGGCAGCCCACCCTCTGGATGTACGTCGGCGCCGTCATGTCCACCCTCGAGGTGCTCCCCATCGGCTTCCTCATCGCATACGCCTTAGTGCTGTGGAAGAGGGGGGAGTACAAGACGGAGCTTCAGAAGACCCTCCTCACGTTCGTCCTAGTGGCGGCCTTCGGCGGCGCCGTCGGCGTCGTGGCCTTCGGAGCTGGGCTGATAAACATGCCGGTGGTAAACTACTACACCCACGGCAGCCAGGCTACCATGGTGCACGCCCACCTAGCCATGCCGCTGGCCTACGGCGCCCCCACCATGTTGATGTGGACAGTGGCCTTCGCCTTGGCCGGGGCATTCGGCGCGGCGCAGCTGAGGAGGCTTAGACTCGCCGTTGTGGTCATGGCCGCCGGCTTCTACCTACAGGTGCTCCTCTCCCTCATGCTCCTCATGACCAACCAATTCGCCGCCACTCAACAACTCGGCTACTGGGCCTCCAAAGCCATCTTCGCCCCCGACGGCACGCCTGCCTTCTGGATGCGTCCGGACATCCACACATACGTGTGGCTGAGGATGATTGGCGACGTCGTGGCGGGGGCCGGCATAGCCGTATTCCTCCTATGCATGATAAGAGGACTGCCCAAGGCGCTGAAGCCCCAATAG
- the cyoE gene encoding heme o synthase, translated as MSPYLVLLKPRVIWLLILASAAGYIYATPAVDMQKLLWLLTAATLSTGGAAAFNHYWERDIDAKMTRTAKRPLPRGLVDPRAALIYSLALSAAGVALAFILLTPLVAFFTALGWFFYAVVYTIWLKRRSWLNVLAGGFAGNATFLGGYALGRGYVDLPAVLLSFAIYLWIPAHIWALAYRYRDDYIKAGVPMLPTVASLGTSQLVITSMNIASAIYAVVLYLAFVGLGTGLPLVALGAAMSLYSSLLVLKRRDDASMWKMYKMSSPILTFFLLALLIR; from the coding sequence ATGTCGCCCTATCTTGTTTTACTAAAGCCGCGGGTAATCTGGCTACTCATACTCGCAAGCGCGGCGGGGTACATATACGCAACCCCCGCGGTGGACATGCAGAAGCTGTTGTGGTTGCTTACAGCCGCGACGCTGTCCACGGGAGGCGCCGCCGCCTTCAACCACTACTGGGAGAGAGACATAGATGCGAAGATGACCCGCACAGCCAAGAGGCCCCTGCCCCGCGGCCTCGTCGACCCGAGAGCCGCCCTTATCTACTCCCTCGCCCTGTCGGCGGCGGGCGTCGCGCTGGCCTTTATCCTCCTCACCCCCCTCGTCGCCTTCTTCACAGCGCTTGGGTGGTTTTTCTACGCCGTGGTGTACACCATCTGGCTCAAGAGGAGGAGCTGGCTAAACGTACTGGCGGGCGGCTTCGCCGGAAACGCCACGTTCCTCGGTGGATACGCCCTGGGGAGGGGCTACGTGGATCTACCGGCTGTTCTGCTCTCCTTCGCCATCTATCTCTGGATCCCGGCCCACATATGGGCCCTCGCGTATAGATACAGAGATGACTACATCAAGGCTGGCGTCCCCATGCTGCCCACCGTGGCGAGCCTGGGCACGTCTCAGCTAGTCATAACCTCTATGAACATCGCAAGCGCCATATACGCCGTCGTGCTGTACCTGGCCTTCGTCGGGCTCGGCACGGGCCTGCCGCTGGTGGCTCTGGGCGCCGCCATGTCGCTCTACTCAAGCCTCCTGGTCCTCAAGAGGAGAGACGACGCCTCGATGTGGAAGATGTACAAGATGTCGAGCCCAATCCTCACCTTCTTCCTCCTAGCCTTGCTTATACGCTAG
- a CDS encoding bacteriocin, whose protein sequence is MKYLVLYLKPCEKLPRDAYAHLGFYLKNGLISHVVATKHGLRLVSARCEECIFYKLLTSTYVYGTPQISQGRIKVVALDNRAVRRLVAQHSHQVVKVVEAGPRSLVLTERQKEVLRALADGHNISSTARMESVSKVAVYKTFKTALRKVVALLA, encoded by the coding sequence ATGAAGTATCTCGTCCTCTATCTTAAGCCTTGTGAAAAACTGCCCCGCGACGCCTACGCCCATCTCGGTTTTTACCTCAAAAATGGCTTGATCTCCCACGTCGTGGCTACTAAACACGGCCTCCGCCTAGTTTCAGCCCGTTGTGAGGAGTGTATATTCTACAAACTCCTAACCTCTACATATGTATACGGGACGCCCCAGATAAGCCAAGGCAGGATTAAAGTGGTGGCACTGGACAACAGAGCCGTGAGGAGGCTAGTGGCTCAACACAGCCACCAGGTGGTCAAGGTAGTGGAGGCGGGGCCCAGATCACTCGTCCTCACAGAGCGCCAGAAAGAGGTGCTGAGAGCCTTGGCAGACGGCCACAACATATCAAGCACAGCCCGGATGGAAAGCGTTTCGAAGGTAGCTGTCTACAAAACCTTCAAGACTGCGCTTAGAAAAGTAGTCGCCTTGCTAGCCTAG